In Candidatus Berkelbacteria bacterium, the following are encoded in one genomic region:
- a CDS encoding zf-TFIIB domain-containing protein, which translates to MKCPLCEGEFEPVSIRSLSGDIRRARRCGQCGGVWFDSGTDEGLSATSVSEIDQAQPNYSLQSINLLCPSDQTLLEQSEHDAGPTGFKMWTCPDCRGTFYPRGQLALFNNWLAENGSSAALGLYSRSQAALAAMLTVAGGILTVAAASSEGFQAAAAEPLPTGGPNILTLVLIAAAYVAGTVLAVLGRRLPIIFMGWSVIAICLFGFFVIIFGP; encoded by the coding sequence ATGAAGTGTCCGTTATGCGAAGGCGAGTTCGAGCCCGTCTCCATTCGCAGTCTAAGTGGCGACATCCGGAGGGCTCGCCGTTGCGGACAGTGCGGCGGCGTTTGGTTTGATTCCGGCACTGACGAAGGGCTTTCGGCTACGTCGGTTTCAGAAATTGACCAAGCCCAACCTAATTACTCGCTGCAGAGCATAAATCTCCTCTGTCCTAGCGACCAAACTTTGCTAGAACAATCCGAACATGACGCTGGGCCAACCGGATTTAAGATGTGGACTTGCCCAGATTGCCGCGGCACGTTCTACCCCCGCGGCCAGTTAGCGCTGTTCAACAATTGGCTTGCCGAAAACGGCAGCTCCGCAGCTCTTGGTCTTTACTCACGATCTCAGGCCGCTTTGGCTGCCATGCTAACCGTGGCCGGCGGCATCCTGACAGTCGCTGCCGCATCAAGCGAAGGCTTCCAAGCCGCTGCCGCTGAGCCGTTACCCACAGGCGGGCCAAATATTTTGACGCTGGTTTTGATCGCCGCGGCCTATGTAGCTGGAACAGTTCTGGCCGTTCTTGGCCGTCGCCTACCGATAATCTTTATGGGGTGGAGCGTTATCGCCATCTGCCTCTTCGGATTCTTTGTGATTATTTTTGGACCCTAG